The Hymenobacter swuensis DY53 genome includes the window TAGCCCGTCAGGTCAATGATTTCCATCCGGTCGCGCAGAGCGGGCTGAATTGTTTCCAGCGAGTTGGCCGTGGCAATGAACAGCACCTTCGACAAGTCGTACTCCACCTCTAGGTAGTTGTCGGTGAAGGTAGAGTTCTGCTCAGGGTCGAGCACCTCCAGCAGTGCCGACGACGGGTCACCCCGGAAGTCGGAGGCCAGCTTATCGATTTCGTCGAGCACGATGACCGGGTTGGAGGCCCCGGACTTCTTTATCTGGGAGATGATGCGGCCGGGCATGGCCCCCACGTAGGTTTTGCGGTGCCCCCGGATTTCGGCCTCGTCGCGCACACCACCCAAGCTCATGCGCACATACTGGCGGCCCAGGGCCTTAGCAATGGAACGGCCCAGGCTGGTTTTACCCACGCCGGGCGGGCCGTATAGGCACAGAATCGGAGCTTTCAGGTCGTTCTTGAGCTTGAGCACGGCCAAGTACTCAATGATGCGCGCCTTCACCTTTTCCATGCCGTAGTGGTCCTGGTCGAGGATTTTCTGGGTGCGCTTCAGGTTGAAGTTGTCCTTGGTGTACTCCGCCCAGGGCAGATCCAGCAGAAACTCCACATAGTTCAGGCTCACCGGATACTCGGCAGCCTGTGGGTTAATGCGCGTGAGCTTGTCCAGCTCTTTCAGAAAGTGCTTGCCCACGCTTTCGGGCCACTTTTTGGTTTTGGCACGCTGGCGCAGCTTGTCCACTTCCTGATCGGGGCCATCGAAGCCCAGCTCGTCCTGCAGCACCTTGATCTGCTGACGCAGGAAGTAGTCGCGCTGCTGCTGGTCGATGTCGGTATGGACTTTGGTCTGGATTTCGCGCTTGATTTCCAACAGCTGAATCTCCTTCATCATCAGCTCCAGCAGGTGCGTACCGCGCTCCACGCCGTCGTTGATTTCCAAGAGCTTCTGCTTGATGCTGACCTCTACGTTGATGTTGGAGGAGAGGAAATGCGTCAGGAAGGAAGGCGACTCGATATTATCCAGCGCCACCTGAGCCTCCTGCGGAATTTCGGGGTTGAGCTTGAGCATCTTGGCCGCCGCTTCTTTCAGTGACGACACCAGCGCCTTTACTTCCTTGGACGTTTTGCCGGGGAAGGTTTCGGGGGCGTAGCTCACGCGGGCCGTGAGGTAGGGCGTACTCTGAATTTCCTCCTCAATTTTGAAGCGCGACTGGCCCTGAATAATGATGGTAGTATTGCCGTCGGGCAGCACCAGCAGCTTCAGGATTTTGGCCATCGTCCCCACCGGGTACAGGTCGGCCAGGGTAGGGTCGTCGCTCTGACCATTTTTCTGCGCTACTACGCCCACAATTTTGTTGCCCCGGTAGGCTTTGCGTACCAGCCGGATGCTCTTTTTGCGCGTGACCGTAACGGGCAGCACCACGCCGGGAAACAGTACCGTATTGCGCACGGGCAGCAGCGGCAGCACTTCCGGCGACTCATCGGGGCCCAAGGGCTGATCGGGGTCGGTGGCCACAATGGATACCATTTCGGCGGGATCTTCAGTCATCAGCAGCAAGGAAGAATAAGGCGACTTGGGCGGAGTATAACGGCTCATGCGAGGAAAGGCAGGCAAAACGAAACCGGATGCCACAATGACAGGCAATCGGTTCAGCTTCGGCCCCTAAGCGGCGGGGCATTTTCGAAGGTACGGATTCGGCAAGCGCCGTGCCACCGCCGCAAGCCGCCACATCGGCAGGTGAATGGGTGAAGTGTTGAATAGTTAAACTGGTGAAGTGATGATCATCCTGAGCATTCCGCGCATCAAGCAATTCACCTATCCATCGGTTCAACAATTCACCGGTTCACTTATCAACTTCACATCCAAATTTTCCTATTTTTGATGCTTGCCGGTTCCCACCGCCTTTGTGCTTTATAATTGCTATGTTTTCCATTGCCCGTCTGCTGACTTTGTGTGCGTTGCTGCTTGCCCTGGGCCAGCCCATTACGCTTCGTGCTCAACAAAAAAGCGGCCTCCCCACTGCCCAACGGAAGCTCTCCGCCAAGGTTATCCGCCAGGCCCGGGCTCGTACCGACGATACCCCGGACTTCCCGAACATCAACCGCGTAGCCTATTTTCAGGACAAGAAGCTGCTGCGCGAGATTCAAAAGGCCGAAAAGCGCAAAAACTGGGCGGCTTCCCGTAATCTGCTGGATGCCTATGTAAGCCAGTTTGGCATCGAGAACTTTTACAAGGACACCAATATGCTCTGGCGTCTGGGCCAGCTCTGGGAAAAGGCCGGCAACGAAGGCCGCGCCAAGGCATACTACCGCCTCGCCCTCAAGCACCGCCGCCAGAGCCTGACGAAGGTGCAGATGTATTATGACTCGCTGGAGCAGAAGGATACCGACCTGTACGTACCGCTGCGCACGTACTACGACATTGTGGAGTACCGGAAAAACATTGCCACGTTCCGCCCTCCCAAAGGCGTGTACACCAGCATGGGCGACGCCATCAACTCGCCGCGCGAGGATTACGGCCCCACACTGAATGCCGATGCCGACCTGCTGATCTTCTCCTCTAAGCGCAAAATGCGCGGCCTGCACAGCGTTATTGATGAGGATTTGTACACGGCCCGCCGTGAAAACGGCGTCTGGACGGAGGCTGAACCACTACCCAAGCCCATCAACTCCGCGTATAACGAGGGCTCAGCCTGCATCAGCAAAGACGGCAAAACGCTGTTCTTTGCCCGCTGTGAGTGTCCCACCTGCCACGGCAACTGCGACCTGTATACGGCTTCCTTCCAGGATGGCAAATGGACCATGCCCAAAAGCCTGGGCACTGGCGTCAACTCCACGGCCTGGGACTCGCAGCCCACCCTTTCGCCCGGCGAGGATACGCTGTATTTTGCCTCTGACCGGTTGGGTGGCTTCGGGCTGTCGGACATCTGGTACACGGTGAAGGGCAAGAATGGCCAGTGGGGCCGCGCCCAGAACATGGGGCCGGTGGTGAATACCCGCGAGAGTGAAGTCAGCCCTTTTTATCACCCCCTCTACCACGTGCTGTATTTCAGCTCCCGGGGGCAGCTGCTCAACTTCGGCGACTTCGATATCTACAAAACCTACCGGGTGCGCAGCCGCTGGCAGGAGCCCATCAACATCGGCCCACTGGTGAACGGCAAGGGCTCGGAGTACTACTTTACCATCGACGCCGATTCCAAGAGCCTGTATTATGCCCGCTCGGAGGAAAAGGAGATGAAGAACCTCGACCTGTTCTCGTTCCCGTTACCGATGGAAGCCCAGCCCCTGGCCACCACGCACGTAGAAGGCTCGCTGGTCGATTCCGTGAGCCAGAAACCACTCAATGGCATCGTGAGCATCATTGATACCGACAACGGCATTGAGGTAGCCAGCAAATACCTGCGCGACGACGGCTCGTTTGATTTCGACCTGATTGAGGGTTCGCACTACGTGATGCTGATTCAGAGCCCCGACTTTTTCAGTGTGGAGAAGAAGTTTGCTTTGGCCGGCGACACGGTGATGAAACTCATGACCAACTCCATCGACTACAAGCTGCCGCTGGTGTTCAAAAACATTGAGTTCGACCAGGACAAGGCCCACATCCGGCCCAGCATGCACGCCGTGCTCGACCGCATTGCCGTGTTCATGGTCGACCATCCGGAGTTTCGGCTGAGCGTGAGCGGCCACACCGACGGCAAGGGCGACCCGGATTTTAACGAGCAGCTCTCGCAGGAGCGGGCCGAATCCATCCGGCGCTACATTGAGCAGAAAGGCAAGCTCAAGCCCAACCGCATTGATAGTTTCGGCTACGGCTCCACGCGCCCGCTCAAGGATGAGGTAACGCCGGAAGACGCCAAGACCAACCGCCGCGTGGAGTTCCGCCTCATTAAGCCCGAGAAAGACGACGAACCCTTTAAAGCCGACCCACTACCCGGCAAGAAGCCCGAACCCAAGCCAGCTACCGGTGAAAAAGATGGCAAGCTGGAGTGGTAAATAGCAATGGAGCGTTCATTTCACCGATTACTGTGGGCAGAAATAGGCTTGCTCCTGCTGTCAACCATTCCGTGGGGTTTCGTCTTTACACTTCCGGTTTATACGATTATAGCTACCCAATTCTTTTTTCTTCGCAAACCTTTGTGGCTGAAGACAGCTGCCAGCATTGGGCCTATTATAGTATGGATCATAAGCATAACGCTTTATAAGCAGTATAAACACCCCTTCTAACACTTTACCACTTCAGTTGCTGCTGCTCCTCCCCTTCCCGGAACAGCAGGCTTTGCTTGCGGCCCCGGGCCTCCAGATTCACGATATTCATCTGGTCGGGGAAGATGTCGAGCAGGAGCTGGTGGCGCAGCGTGATGCCGGTGGCTGTGGCCGGGAGCGGGGCTGTAAAGTACACCCAGTAGGCGTCGGTTTCCTTCTGCAGGCCCACCAGCATGAGCGGCAGCGGCTTGCCGGCCGTGCGGCTGAGCTGCACCGAGCGACGCAGTAGATCCTGGAGCAGCGGATTAAGCTGGGCCCGGCTGAGCTGGTCGGTGCGGACGGGGGTGGTCTTGCCTTTGGAAAGGTCTTTTTCCAGGTCGTCGATGAAGATTTTCAGGGCCATTTCCAGCCGCTGCTTTTCCGGGTTGAAGCGCAGCTCCAGGATGCTGGCGTGGTAGGTATGGGCCCAGGCCGCCACGCTCAGCGTAAGCAGTAACAGCGGAAGCAGGAAGAAACGGGCAGTTCTCATGAGGCAAAAGGTGTAATTCGGCCGCTATGGTTGCAGCCGCTGACATGGCGGGCAGGCGGCACCACGGGCCGGAGCCGGGAAAGACAGGGAGTATAAAAGCCGTGCCACCCTTACAGGCAACACGGCTTTCACGAGGCGGATAAGCGCTAACGCTTACAAACCGAATTTCTTCAGGAGCGGATTTAGGAACACGAATACCATCAGGCCCAGAATCAGGACCATACCTACTTTCTGAGCGTTTTCCAGGAATTTATCGGAGGGCTTGCGGCCGGCAATCATCTCGTAGAGCAGGAATACTACGTGGCCGCCGTCGAGGGCCGGGATAGGCAGCAGGTTCATAAAGGCCAGCACCATAGAAAGCATGCCCGTAAGCGTCCAGAACCGGAACCAGTCCCACTTACCGCCGTACTGCTGGGCAATTTCGATGGGGCCGCCAATGGATTTGCGGAAAGAGGCTTCGCCGCTGAAAATCTTACCGAAGGCTTTGATCTGGGTGGTAATCACCCCGAAGGCCTGCTTGGTGCCCACCGGAATGGCTTCGAGCAAGCCGTATTCGCGGGTACCGAATTTCAGCAGCGACTTGGGCTTGAAGCCGATTTTTCCATCGGTATCAACGGCTACCTTGAGCGTAACGGGCTGGCTAGCGCGCTCCACCTGCACGGCAGTGGGTTTGCCGGCGTTGTCCTTCAGCGCCTTCTGCAGCTCAGGGAAGAACTGAATAGGCGTACCGGCTACCTGCATAATCCGGTCGTTGGCTTGCAGGCCAGCCTTGTCGGCGGGGCTACCGGGGGTTACTTCCTCCACCACGAAGGGGTCGAGGGGCTGCACGAAGCGCTGCTCGCCCTCATCGGCGAGGCGGTCCATGAAGTTGTTGGGGACGGGCACGTCAATCAACTGCCCGGCGCGGTCCACAGTGTAGTAGGCATCGTTGCCCAGAATCACGTCGGGGCTGTACACGTCGCTGAAATCATCGAACGGCCGGCCGTTGATCTTCACAATTTTATCGCCCTGGCGGAAGCCCATCTCCTTGCCCAGCGCGTTCGGAATCACGCCAAAACGGGCTTCCGAGGCCGGCAGGTAGCTTTCACCGTAGCTGAAGGTCATCAGCGAGAAGATGACGATGCCGGTAATCACGTTCATGATGATGCCGCCCAGCATTACAATCAGGCGCTGCCAGGCCGGCTTGGCCCGGAACTCGTTGGGCTGGGGCTCGGCGGCGAGGCTGTCGGCGTCCTGGGTTTCGTCGATCATGCCGTGGATGGCCACATAGCCGCCCAGCGGGAACCAGCCCAGGCCGTACTCCGTCTCCCCAATTTTCTTTTTGAACAGAGCGAAGTTCATCACCCCGGGCAGGGGAAACAGGAAGTCGAAGAAGATGTAAAACTTATCGACCCGTATTTTGAAGTATTTGGCGGTAGCAAAGTGCCCGAATTCGTGCAAGCCAACCAGTATGGAGAGGCCCAGCAGCATTTGCCCGGCCATGATAAGTCCTGTCAAGAGAAGTAAGTAATGAGGTGATGAACGGTACGGGTTCCACCGCCGCAAACAACGCACCGAAGCCGAAAGTTGCTACCGGGGTCCGTCAAGGTGTCAGGCGCGGAGGCCGGCCACCTCCCGGGCCACCCGGCGCGTTTCCTGGTCGGTGAGCACGTAATCCTGCAGCGAGGGAGCGGCAAGGTACGAAACCCGGGCGAGGCTGGACTCCACCACATCAGACATTTCAAGGAAGCCTATTTCGTCGCGCAGGAAGGCGGCCACGGCAATTTCGTTGGCTGCGTTGAGGATGCAGGGTGCGTTACCACTGCGCTGCATAGCCTCAAACGCCAGGGCTAGGTTGCGGAAGGCCGCTGTATCAGCCTCCTCAAACGTGAGCTGGGGGTAATCGAGGAAACGGAAGCGCGGGAAGTCGTTAGCCAGCCGCTGCGGGTAGCCCAGCGCGTACTGGATGGGCAGCTTCATATCGGGCAGCCCGAGCTGGGCCTTCAGGGAGCCGTCCTCGAACTGCACCAAGGAGTGAATGATGCTCTGCGGATGCACCACCACCTCAATCTGCTCGTTACGCAGTCTGAAAAGCCACTTGGCCTCAATTACCTCCAGCCCTTTGTTCATGAGTGAGGCCGAGTCGATGGTGATTTTAGCACCCATGTCCCAGTTGGGATGCTTGAGGGCCTGGGCCTTGGTTACCTGGGCCAGCTGCTCGCGGGTACGCCCCCGGAACGGCCCGCCCGAGGCCGTGAGAATGATTTTCTCGATGGGGTTCTGCTCCTCCCCTACCAGGCACTGAAAGATGGCGGAGTGCTCGGAATCAACGGGCAGCAGGCGCACGCCGTATTCCTGCACCAGCCCGGTAATGAGCTGGCCGGCCACTACCAGGGTTTCCTTGTTGGCCAGGGCAATGTCTTTGCCGGCCCGGATGGCGGCCACCGTAGGCAGCAAACCGGCGTAGCCCACCATGGCCGTCAGTACCACGTCGGTATCGGGGCGGGCGGCTACCTCGGCAAGAGCGGCGGCCCCGGCCAGCACCTCGGTTTCGGGCTGAGAGGCTAGGGCTTCGCGCACCTGCTGGTACTTGGCTTCGTCGCCGATAACCACGGCGGCGGGCCGGAACTCGCGGGCCTGCTGCACCAGCAGCTCGGCGTTGGACTGCGCCGACAGGGCCGCGACGATAAACCGCCCGGGCTGGGCGCGCACCACCTCGAGGGCCTGGGTGCCGATGGAACCGGTGGAGCCCAGCAGGCTGACACGTTTGGGGAATTCAGTGGGCATCAAGAACGGAAGGTCAGGAGCGGGAATACTTGCGGATAGTTACGCGGCAAAAGTACGGTGAAGTTTGGCTTGCTGCGGCGGGCCCCGGATTTCACGGGAGTTGGCCTTACGGCTTGAAAACCGCGTACTTTGGCTTTTCCGCCCTTTCTTACTGCTCCCATGACCGATCCTGCCGCCGCTTCCGCCGCCTTCGATAAAGCCCGCAATGGTCTGTGGGCCAGCCTGCAGAAGCATCTGAGCACCGTGTACGCCGCCGAAAAGGACTTCCGGGCCGCCACGCGCTTCACCGATACCTTTCCCTTTTCCGCTGCCAGCCTGGAGCCCCAGCAGTTGCTCGATTATCAGCACCAGCGGGCAGTACTGCGCGACCTGTACGTGGACGAAACCTCCCAGCTCGACAGTTTGGTGAAAGCCGTGCGCCTGAAAAGCTACCAGGAAGACGACAAGAAGCTGCTGTTTCTGATGATTCTGGGCTACATGGACCTGGCCGAAACCGTCTTCGCCCTGCTCGATACCCACCGCCCCACCAAACTGGAGCCCGACGAGGAGCTGGAAGAAGCCGCCGCCCGCTTCGAGCGGGTACGCAACTTCACGCGCCTCAACATCCGGGGCTTGGGCAGCCTGTTGCCGCGCCTGTAACTACTCGATACCCATAATCTGGACCGACTTGCCGTTGAACACGGCTGACTCCCCGGCCCGCTTGCCGGCCAGCGCCGCCGCCACCGGCGCGGCTGCCGATACAGCGAAGTAGTCCTTCCCACCCAAGGTAAGCTTGCCGGCGCTGATACCGAGGTAAAACGTGCCCATGCTGGTGTGCACCAGCGCCCCGGGCCGCACCGTGTCGCAGGGCAGCTCGGGGCTGATGCGCTGCAGCTCGCCCTGAAGCTGTTGGGCCTGCCGCAGCTGCACGGTGTTTCGGTCCCGCTCGTTCTGGGCCATGGCGCGGCCGGTTTCGTACTTGTCGCCGGCGCTGCTCTTGGTTTCGGAGTTGGCCGATTCCTGGGCGGTGCGGATGGCGGCTTGGCAGGCATCAATGCGTTCCTGTACGTAGGCCAGGCAGAGGGTGTGGAGTTGGGATTTGAGCATTAGCTGGTTTGAGCTTGCCAGTGAATTTCGGAGTCGTTCGTTACTTCCCAAGTGGCTAATAATCGACCAAGCTGGTTAAGGGAGGCTACCTCGGTGGGAATAGAGAAATGAATACGAAAATCGTTGGGTGGCTCTTTCTGGTGGTCAATGTTCACGGTTAGAGCAGCATGTCCGAAACTGTCATAGCAGTATGACTTTAGTAGCAGCTTCTCTTCTGCATAGCTGCCAATACCCGATTGGAAGAATAGGTAATCGGTCGTTTTTGTCGGAAAAGCAATTAGCGCATTCCCGAATCCCTTCCAGTTGTTAGCATCTCCGTAAAAGTGCGTTTGTACCTCAAGCGCACCTTTTTGCACAGTTACGAAAAACGTACACATACCGTAAACGTCATACTCATCAGCGCTGGCCCTGATCCGAATACTTCCTTGTATCATATAGATCTATTCCTTACCTATCGCTGCACCACATTCACCAGCACCGGAAAATGGTCGGAGGGGTACAGGCCGCGCATGGAATCGGTGAGGACGGCGTAGTCGAGGACGGAGAACTGCCGGCTCACGAAGATGTAGTCGATACGGTCAGTCAACGGAGCGTCGAGCTTGAAGCCGTTAAACGTGCCCACGGGGCCGTAGGGCGGCTGCCGGGTGACGCGGAAAGCATCCTGCAGCAACGCTTGCATCGTCTGGATTTGCTCGGTCTCGGGGGTGGAGTTGAAGTCGCCAACGCAGATAACGGGAGCATCTTTGGCAATTTCCTTAATCTTCTTCACCATCAGCAGCCCCGATTGGCGGCGGGCCTCCACGCCCTCGTGGTCGAAGTGGACGCTGAAGAAGAACAGCTCTTTTTTGGTGGCAAGGTCGCGGAACCGGGCCCAGCTACAGATGCGGTTGCAGCATTTGGCGTCCCAGCCTCTCGAGGGCTGATCGGGCGTCTGGCTCAACCAGAAGTCGCCGGACTGCAGCAGCTGCAGGCGGCTTTTCCGGTAGAAGATGGCCGAGTGCTCCCCAGCCTCCTTGCCGTCGTCGCGGCCGTGGCCCACGAAG containing:
- the lon gene encoding endopeptidase La, which produces MTEDPAEMVSIVATDPDQPLGPDESPEVLPLLPVRNTVLFPGVVLPVTVTRKKSIRLVRKAYRGNKIVGVVAQKNGQSDDPTLADLYPVGTMAKILKLLVLPDGNTTIIIQGQSRFKIEEEIQSTPYLTARVSYAPETFPGKTSKEVKALVSSLKEAAAKMLKLNPEIPQEAQVALDNIESPSFLTHFLSSNINVEVSIKQKLLEINDGVERGTHLLELMMKEIQLLEIKREIQTKVHTDIDQQQRDYFLRQQIKVLQDELGFDGPDQEVDKLRQRAKTKKWPESVGKHFLKELDKLTRINPQAAEYPVSLNYVEFLLDLPWAEYTKDNFNLKRTQKILDQDHYGMEKVKARIIEYLAVLKLKNDLKAPILCLYGPPGVGKTSLGRSIAKALGRQYVRMSLGGVRDEAEIRGHRKTYVGAMPGRIISQIKKSGASNPVIVLDEIDKLASDFRGDPSSALLEVLDPEQNSTFTDNYLEVEYDLSKVLFIATANSLETIQPALRDRMEIIDLTGYTLEEKTQIAKKHLWPKMLHDHGLTIKDAGITNAALQRVIDDYTRESGVRSLERKLGAVTRNLAKSKALKEDFPATLEPKDVRRILGAPIFDRDQYQDNETAGVVTGLAWTSVGGDILFIESLLSRGRGKLTLSGQLGDVMKESAVTALSYLRSRAEELDIDYRLFDQYDLHIHFPEGAVPKDGPSAGIAIFTSIASVFTQRKIRSHLAMTGEITLRGKVLPVGGIKEKILAAKRAGVRDIILCPKNKKDIDEISAEYLKDLTIHYADRVDDVLRVALLEEKVAHPMKLVVRDENPVPASPSVEVS
- a CDS encoding OmpA family protein is translated as MFSIARLLTLCALLLALGQPITLRAQQKSGLPTAQRKLSAKVIRQARARTDDTPDFPNINRVAYFQDKKLLREIQKAEKRKNWAASRNLLDAYVSQFGIENFYKDTNMLWRLGQLWEKAGNEGRAKAYYRLALKHRRQSLTKVQMYYDSLEQKDTDLYVPLRTYYDIVEYRKNIATFRPPKGVYTSMGDAINSPREDYGPTLNADADLLIFSSKRKMRGLHSVIDEDLYTARRENGVWTEAEPLPKPINSAYNEGSACISKDGKTLFFARCECPTCHGNCDLYTASFQDGKWTMPKSLGTGVNSTAWDSQPTLSPGEDTLYFASDRLGGFGLSDIWYTVKGKNGQWGRAQNMGPVVNTRESEVSPFYHPLYHVLYFSSRGQLLNFGDFDIYKTYRVRSRWQEPINIGPLVNGKGSEYYFTIDADSKSLYYARSEEKEMKNLDLFSFPLPMEAQPLATTHVEGSLVDSVSQKPLNGIVSIIDTDNGIEVASKYLRDDGSFDFDLIEGSHYVMLIQSPDFFSVEKKFALAGDTVMKLMTNSIDYKLPLVFKNIEFDQDKAHIRPSMHAVLDRIAVFMVDHPEFRLSVSGHTDGKGDPDFNEQLSQERAESIRRYIEQKGKLKPNRIDSFGYGSTRPLKDEVTPEDAKTNRRVEFRLIKPEKDDEPFKADPLPGKKPEPKPATGEKDGKLEW
- a CDS encoding DUF6702 family protein produces the protein MRTARFFLLPLLLLTLSVAAWAHTYHASILELRFNPEKQRLEMALKIFIDDLEKDLSKGKTTPVRTDQLSRAQLNPLLQDLLRRSVQLSRTAGKPLPLMLVGLQKETDAYWVYFTAPLPATATGITLRHQLLLDIFPDQMNIVNLEARGRKQSLLFREGEEQQQLKW
- the rseP gene encoding RIP metalloprotease RseP; amino-acid sequence: MTGLIMAGQMLLGLSILVGLHEFGHFATAKYFKIRVDKFYIFFDFLFPLPGVMNFALFKKKIGETEYGLGWFPLGGYVAIHGMIDETQDADSLAAEPQPNEFRAKPAWQRLIVMLGGIIMNVITGIVIFSLMTFSYGESYLPASEARFGVIPNALGKEMGFRQGDKIVKINGRPFDDFSDVYSPDVILGNDAYYTVDRAGQLIDVPVPNNFMDRLADEGEQRFVQPLDPFVVEEVTPGSPADKAGLQANDRIMQVAGTPIQFFPELQKALKDNAGKPTAVQVERASQPVTLKVAVDTDGKIGFKPKSLLKFGTREYGLLEAIPVGTKQAFGVITTQIKAFGKIFSGEASFRKSIGGPIEIAQQYGGKWDWFRFWTLTGMLSMVLAFMNLLPIPALDGGHVVFLLYEMIAGRKPSDKFLENAQKVGMVLILGLMVFVFLNPLLKKFGL
- a CDS encoding 1-deoxy-D-xylulose-5-phosphate reductoisomerase translates to MPTEFPKRVSLLGSTGSIGTQALEVVRAQPGRFIVAALSAQSNAELLVQQAREFRPAAVVIGDEAKYQQVREALASQPETEVLAGAAALAEVAARPDTDVVLTAMVGYAGLLPTVAAIRAGKDIALANKETLVVAGQLITGLVQEYGVRLLPVDSEHSAIFQCLVGEEQNPIEKIILTASGGPFRGRTREQLAQVTKAQALKHPNWDMGAKITIDSASLMNKGLEVIEAKWLFRLRNEQIEVVVHPQSIIHSLVQFEDGSLKAQLGLPDMKLPIQYALGYPQRLANDFPRFRFLDYPQLTFEEADTAAFRNLALAFEAMQRSGNAPCILNAANEIAVAAFLRDEIGFLEMSDVVESSLARVSYLAAPSLQDYVLTDQETRRVAREVAGLRA
- a CDS encoding endonuclease/exonuclease/phosphatase family protein, with translation MRLLVLMLLSCLLGSRPIVAQKPAQPLRVATYNLRLNVASDGVNAWPNRKELVKNLVRYHGFDVFGTQEGFRGQLTDVAELTDYSFVGHGRDDGKEAGEHSAIFYRKSRLQLLQSGDFWLSQTPDQPSRGWDAKCCNRICSWARFRDLATKKELFFFSVHFDHEGVEARRQSGLLMVKKIKEIAKDAPVICVGDFNSTPETEQIQTMQALLQDAFRVTRQPPYGPVGTFNGFKLDAPLTDRIDYIFVSRQFSVLDYAVLTDSMRGLYPSDHFPVLVNVVQR